One genomic region from Pseudanabaena sp. FACHB-2040 encodes:
- a CDS encoding circularly permuted type 2 ATP-grasp protein, with protein MLFDTYDPGDFFDELFTAKNQPRFEAAPLVNRINSLTLAELQRRQQTAQNALFKMGVTFNVYSDEQGTERIFPFDVIPRIVPYSEWEWLEKGLKQRIYALNCFLHDIYNDQKILKDGVIPREDVESAPGFLPPCMGLQPPEGIWCHITGTDLVRDKDGSWYVLEDNLRCPSGVSYVLESRRVMKSTFPHLFASMDIKPVDDYASQLLEALLNLVPSQLADPRVVVLTPGMYNSAYFEHSFLAQQMGAELVEGRDLVVADGYLQMRTTKGLQRVDVIYRRIDDDFIDPLAFRSDSMLGVPGLMEVYQNGRVAIANAPGTGVADDKLIYAYVPRMIRYYLNEEQIIPNVPTYLCEQAQEQAHVLANLDQLVVKATNASGGYGMLVGPHATPDQRQDFAEKIQANPRGYIAQPTLCLSRTPTLIGDTFEGCHVDLRPYILYGKDIYVNPGGLTRVALRKGSLVVNSSQGGGSKDTWVVKPTVS; from the coding sequence GTGCTATTTGATACCTATGATCCGGGAGATTTTTTTGATGAGCTGTTTACGGCTAAGAACCAACCCCGATTCGAAGCCGCTCCCCTCGTCAACCGGATCAACAGCCTGACGCTGGCCGAGCTGCAGCGACGACAGCAGACCGCCCAAAATGCTCTTTTCAAAATGGGCGTGACTTTCAATGTTTACAGCGATGAGCAGGGCACCGAGCGCATCTTTCCCTTTGATGTGATTCCTCGCATCGTGCCCTATAGCGAGTGGGAATGGCTGGAAAAAGGGCTGAAGCAGCGCATCTACGCTCTTAACTGCTTCCTGCACGATATCTACAACGACCAAAAAATTCTTAAAGACGGCGTGATTCCTCGCGAGGATGTGGAGTCGGCCCCTGGCTTTTTGCCGCCTTGCATGGGTCTGCAGCCGCCTGAGGGCATCTGGTGCCACATTACCGGCACCGACCTGGTTCGCGACAAAGACGGCAGCTGGTACGTGCTGGAAGACAACCTGCGGTGTCCTTCTGGGGTGTCTTATGTGTTGGAGAGCCGCCGGGTGATGAAAAGCACCTTCCCGCATCTGTTTGCCTCCATGGATATTAAGCCGGTAGACGACTACGCTAGCCAGCTGCTAGAAGCACTGCTGAACCTGGTGCCGTCGCAACTGGCCGATCCTCGGGTGGTGGTGCTAACGCCGGGCATGTACAACTCTGCCTATTTTGAGCACTCTTTTCTGGCTCAGCAGATGGGGGCAGAACTGGTGGAGGGGCGCGATCTGGTGGTGGCCGACGGCTATCTGCAGATGCGCACAACCAAGGGGCTGCAGCGGGTAGACGTGATCTATCGCCGCATTGACGACGACTTTATCGACCCGCTGGCCTTTCGGTCTGACTCAATGCTGGGGGTGCCGGGACTAATGGAGGTGTATCAAAATGGGCGGGTTGCGATCGCAAATGCCCCCGGTACTGGCGTTGCCGATGACAAGCTGATCTACGCCTACGTACCCCGGATGATCCGCTATTACCTAAACGAAGAGCAGATCATCCCCAACGTGCCCACCTATCTCTGTGAACAGGCCCAAGAGCAGGCCCACGTGCTCGCCAACCTAGATCAGTTAGTGGTCAAAGCCACCAACGCCTCCGGCGGCTACGGTATGCTGGTCGGCCCTCACGCCACCCCTGATCAACGGCAGGACTTTGCCGAAAAAATTCAGGCCAATCCGCGCGGCTACATCGCCCAGCCCACCCTCTGCCTGTCGCGAACCCCGACACTAATTGGCGATACTTTTGAGGGCTGTCATGTAGACCTGCGGCCCTACATCCTCTATGGCAAAGACATCTACGTTAATCCAGGCGGACTAACCCGCGTCGCCCTGCGTAAAGGCTCGCTAGTGGTGAACTCCTCCCAAGGCGGCGGCAGCAAGGATACCTGGGTAGTTAAGCCAACGGTGTCTTGA
- a CDS encoding alpha-E domain-containing protein, whose amino-acid sequence MLSRVADSIYWMNRYVERAENVARFVDVNLNLLLDSPGVQQWEPLVVTTGDQALFKQRYGEATAENVLRFLTFDKNYPNSILSCLQAARENARSVREIISSEMWEQVNAFYLMVKEAAEAGSLSDLHIFFPEVKLSSHLFAGVMDATMAHNEGWHFGLLGRLLERADKTARILDVKYYILLPSISDVGSSLDDLQWIALLKSASAYEMYRKCQYRITPNGVTEFLILNREFPRSIQFCVLQAEKSLRQITGTPSGTWRMPSDRTIGRLRSELDYVTIDEIVNQGLHEFLDSLQIRLNQVGEAIYKDFFSLQSA is encoded by the coding sequence ATGCTCAGCCGCGTTGCCGACTCGATTTACTGGATGAACCGCTACGTCGAGCGGGCCGAAAACGTCGCCCGCTTTGTCGATGTAAACCTCAATCTGCTGCTCGATTCGCCAGGAGTGCAGCAGTGGGAACCTTTGGTCGTCACGACGGGCGACCAAGCCCTTTTCAAGCAGCGCTACGGGGAAGCCACGGCTGAGAACGTGCTCCGCTTTCTCACCTTTGATAAGAACTACCCCAATTCGATCCTTTCCTGCCTACAGGCAGCCCGCGAAAATGCTCGCTCGGTGCGCGAAATCATTTCTTCTGAAATGTGGGAACAGGTCAACGCCTTTTACCTCATGGTGAAGGAGGCTGCTGAGGCAGGCTCGCTCTCTGATCTGCACATTTTCTTTCCTGAAGTTAAGCTGTCTAGCCACCTCTTTGCCGGGGTGATGGATGCCACAATGGCCCACAATGAAGGCTGGCACTTTGGCCTGCTGGGCCGCCTGCTAGAGCGCGCTGACAAGACCGCCCGCATTTTAGATGTGAAGTACTACATCCTGCTGCCGTCTATTTCCGATGTCGGCTCGTCGCTGGATGACTTGCAGTGGATTGCCCTGCTCAAATCGGCCAGCGCTTATGAAATGTACCGTAAGTGCCAGTACCGCATTACCCCCAACGGCGTCACCGAATTTCTGATTTTGAACCGGGAGTTTCCGCGCTCAATCCAGTTCTGTGTGCTGCAGGCAGAGAAGTCTCTGCGCCAGATCACCGGCACCCCGTCTGGAACCTGGCGGATGCCGAGCGATCGCACCATCGGCCGCCTGCGTTCAGAGCTAGACTATGTCACCATTGACGAGATTGTGAATCAGGGGCTCCACGAATTTCTCGACAGTCTGCAGATTCGGCTAAACCAGGTCGGCGAAGCCATTTACAAAGATTTCTTTTCCCTACAATCGGCGTAG
- a CDS encoding ABC transporter ATP-binding protein, translating into MGKPAVRLVNVVKNYGAVQAAKNISLEVLEGEFFTLLGASGSGKTSLLRLIGGFETADSGQIWIGDGDVTALPAHQRNVHTVFQDYALFPHLSVFENVGFSLRVQKLPESDIQKRVQEALDLVQLGQYGDRKMAQLSGGQKQRIALARAVVDRPDVLLLDEPLSALDAQIRLELRTQLKQLQRQTGITFIYVTHDQEEALALSDRIAVMRTGELLQVGTPLEIYDSPADLYVAEFIGRANFFKGVLIGASETCGKVQIGDQFVEGTVVGTVLPQASVRLMVRPENMTLLAEATPTSLPVTILQSQYLGYSTSYLLELGEGQSPLQLPTFHALELRRRGSLPRSEGETVYLTWDWSEALIFAA; encoded by the coding sequence ATGGGAAAACCTGCGGTTCGGCTAGTCAACGTTGTCAAAAACTATGGGGCTGTCCAGGCCGCAAAAAACATCAGCTTGGAGGTGCTCGAAGGCGAGTTCTTCACGCTCTTGGGAGCCTCTGGCTCTGGCAAAACCAGTCTGCTGCGGCTGATCGGCGGTTTTGAAACGGCTGACAGCGGCCAGATCTGGATTGGGGATGGAGACGTTACCGCCCTGCCTGCCCACCAGCGCAACGTCCATACAGTTTTTCAAGACTATGCGCTGTTTCCCCACCTCAGCGTGTTTGAAAACGTGGGCTTTTCCCTGCGGGTTCAGAAACTGCCCGAGTCCGACATTCAAAAGCGGGTGCAGGAAGCGCTAGATCTGGTGCAGCTGGGGCAGTATGGCGATCGCAAAATGGCCCAGCTTTCCGGCGGTCAAAAGCAGCGCATTGCTCTGGCCCGCGCCGTGGTAGATCGGCCCGACGTGCTGCTGCTAGATGAGCCCCTTTCGGCGCTAGATGCCCAGATTCGGCTAGAACTGCGTACCCAGCTCAAGCAACTGCAGCGGCAGACCGGCATCACCTTCATTTATGTCACTCATGACCAGGAAGAGGCGCTGGCCCTGTCTGATCGCATCGCCGTGATGCGAACCGGCGAACTGCTTCAGGTCGGTACGCCGCTGGAAATTTACGACTCTCCAGCAGATCTCTACGTGGCTGAGTTTATCGGGCGGGCCAATTTCTTTAAGGGCGTGCTGATAGGCGCGAGCGAAACCTGCGGCAAGGTGCAAATTGGCGATCAGTTTGTTGAGGGAACGGTTGTCGGCACCGTTTTGCCTCAGGCTTCTGTTCGCCTAATGGTGCGGCCTGAAAACATGACTCTCCTTGCCGAAGCGACCCCCACTAGCCTGCCCGTCACGATTCTGCAGAGCCAGTATTTGGGGTATTCAACCAGCTATTTGCTGGAGTTGGGCGAGGGGCAAAGCCCACTTCAGCTCCCTACCTTTCATGCTCTGGAACTGCGCCGACGGGGCTCCCTGCCTCGCAGCGAAGGTGAGACCGTCTACTTGACCTGGGATTGGTCAGAGGCGCTGATTTTTGCCGCCTGA
- a CDS encoding aminobutyraldehyde dehydrogenase, which yields MDQYKMIIGGEAVNAVSSEWDTVINPATEEAFAEVPSADYADIEKAVAAAKAAFPAWSKLTPGERSALMFKLADALEAKSDLLVQVECQNAGKPTKLAANGDIPFAIDNLRFFAGQARSIEGTSAKEYVAGYTSVIRREAVGVVASITPWNYPFMMAIWKIAPAIAAGNTVVIKPAPQTPLTTLIFAQTALEVGFPAGVINAVTGGGPGVGEPLVTNPDVRMISFTGSTRTGKRIMELAAQKMTRVHMELGGKAPFVVFEDADVEAAAHGAIVGGYMNTGQDCTAATRMIVHRSQYEAFIDLYASLAAKVRVGDPLAATTDMGPLISQVQQERVAGFAQRAKDAGLKVALDGGIPDGKGFFFKPTIFRDAPLDSELMQQEVFGPVTVVVPFDTEEEALAIANDTPYGLAASVWTNNMARAWRTTAAIEAGTVWVNDHLPIASEMPHGGFKESGFGKDMSRYSFEEYTIAKHIMFELEGDVKKAWHAAVFYDPE from the coding sequence ATGGACCAGTACAAGATGATCATCGGCGGCGAAGCAGTCAACGCCGTCAGCAGTGAATGGGACACAGTTATCAATCCTGCCACCGAGGAAGCCTTTGCCGAGGTTCCCAGCGCCGACTATGCCGACATCGAAAAAGCAGTGGCAGCGGCCAAAGCAGCCTTTCCGGCCTGGTCGAAGCTGACCCCCGGTGAACGCAGCGCCCTTATGTTTAAGCTGGCTGATGCGCTAGAGGCCAAGAGCGATTTGCTGGTGCAGGTAGAGTGCCAGAATGCGGGCAAGCCGACCAAACTGGCGGCCAATGGCGACATTCCCTTTGCGATCGATAACCTGCGCTTTTTTGCCGGACAGGCCCGCAGCATCGAGGGCACCTCGGCCAAGGAATATGTGGCTGGCTACACCTCCGTGATTCGCCGGGAAGCGGTAGGCGTGGTGGCTTCGATCACGCCTTGGAACTACCCTTTTATGATGGCGATTTGGAAGATTGCCCCTGCGATCGCAGCTGGCAACACCGTAGTCATCAAACCCGCCCCCCAAACCCCGCTGACTACCCTGATTTTTGCTCAAACAGCGCTGGAAGTGGGCTTTCCCGCCGGCGTTATCAATGCAGTGACAGGTGGCGGCCCTGGCGTGGGTGAACCTTTGGTGACCAATCCCGACGTGCGGATGATCTCTTTCACCGGCTCTACCCGCACCGGCAAGCGCATTATGGAGCTGGCCGCCCAGAAAATGACGCGGGTGCATATGGAGCTAGGCGGCAAAGCGCCCTTTGTCGTGTTTGAAGATGCCGATGTGGAAGCGGCAGCTCACGGGGCCATCGTTGGCGGCTACATGAACACCGGGCAAGACTGCACCGCCGCCACTCGCATGATTGTGCATCGTTCGCAGTATGAGGCGTTTATCGATCTCTATGCGTCCTTAGCGGCGAAGGTGCGCGTCGGCGATCCATTGGCCGCTACGACTGACATGGGGCCACTGATTTCCCAGGTCCAGCAGGAGCGGGTGGCAGGCTTTGCTCAGCGGGCTAAGGATGCTGGGTTGAAGGTCGCCCTAGATGGCGGCATTCCCGATGGCAAAGGCTTTTTCTTTAAACCCACGATCTTCCGCGATGCGCCGCTAGACAGCGAGCTGATGCAGCAGGAGGTCTTTGGCCCGGTGACGGTGGTGGTGCCGTTTGACACGGAGGAAGAGGCACTTGCGATCGCAAACGACACCCCCTACGGCCTCGCTGCCTCAGTGTGGACTAACAACATGGCCCGTGCCTGGCGCACCACTGCCGCCATTGAAGCAGGCACCGTCTGGGTCAACGATCACCTGCCCATCGCTTCTGAGATGCCCCACGGCGGCTTCAAAGAGTCGGGCTTTGGCAAAGACATGTCGCGCTACTCCTTCGAGGAATACACGATCGCCAAGCACATCATGTTTGAGCTAGAAGGCGATGTTAAGAAGGCCTGGCACGCAGCCGTCTTCTACGATCCCGAATAA
- a CDS encoding Uma2 family endonuclease, whose translation MVQTPSRSITLEEFLKLLETKPASEYIDGQIIQKPMPQGKHSTIQTEFSTVVNVNLKPQKLARAFSELRCTFGGRSIVPDVSVFTWSKIPRDQNGEIANAFSIPPDWTIEILSPDQSQTKVTKNILHCLNHGTQMGWLIDPDEQTVFVYLPKQQPEVFDQPGQRLPVPALANELDLSVGIVFGWLLE comes from the coding sequence ATGGTACAGACTCCATCCAGATCCATCACCTTAGAGGAGTTTCTGAAGCTGCTAGAAACCAAGCCTGCCAGCGAATACATTGATGGGCAAATCATCCAAAAGCCGATGCCGCAGGGAAAGCACAGCACTATCCAGACAGAATTTTCTACCGTTGTCAATGTAAATCTTAAGCCTCAGAAACTAGCGAGAGCCTTTTCAGAGCTGCGCTGCACTTTTGGTGGACGGTCTATCGTGCCAGATGTGTCTGTCTTTACCTGGAGCAAAATTCCACGCGACCAAAATGGTGAGATTGCTAATGCTTTTTCAATCCCGCCTGATTGGACAATCGAAATTCTTTCGCCTGACCAAAGCCAAACCAAAGTAACTAAAAATATTCTGCACTGCCTCAATCACGGCACTCAAATGGGCTGGCTAATCGACCCCGATGAGCAGACGGTGTTTGTATATCTACCTAAACAGCAGCCAGAAGTCTTTGATCAGCCTGGCCAAAGGCTTCCTGTTCCAGCCTTGGCTAACGAACTAGACCTGAGCGTGGGAATTGTCTTTGGCTGGCTACTGGAGTAG
- a CDS encoding crotonase/enoyl-CoA hydratase family protein: MASVLEKSHLGGINQHVSPQLASDFDSALNAIWLYWQPNPRPCFNLSFLQELESFGKFIESSQGKFEYQNCIHPIDYVIVASNVPSVFNLGGDLELFAQLIREKDFPGLLHYGQLCVEVLYRNYIAYNLPLTTISLVQGLCLGGGFEAALSSDIIVAEQSSRFGFPEILFNLFPGMGAYSLLSRRVGQKLASEIITSGHRYTAEELKQLGLVDIVVEDGSGIQAVKELVAKHKSRSNGFQGISQARRIMHNLELEELLEIVEVWAERAMHLTDRNLKLMERFARSQSQLT; the protein is encoded by the coding sequence ATGGCTTCGGTTCTCGAAAAGTCTCATCTTGGAGGAATTAATCAGCATGTTTCCCCTCAGCTAGCCTCAGATTTTGACTCTGCTCTTAATGCCATTTGGCTATACTGGCAGCCAAACCCAAGACCCTGTTTCAATTTGAGTTTTCTTCAGGAATTAGAATCTTTTGGGAAGTTCATTGAGTCTTCTCAGGGTAAGTTTGAGTATCAGAATTGTATACACCCAATTGACTATGTTATCGTAGCTTCGAATGTTCCGTCCGTCTTCAATTTGGGAGGAGATTTAGAGCTCTTTGCGCAGCTAATTCGAGAAAAAGATTTTCCTGGGCTACTGCATTACGGGCAGCTTTGCGTCGAAGTTTTGTATAGAAACTATATTGCCTACAACTTACCGCTCACAACCATCTCATTGGTGCAAGGTCTATGCTTGGGCGGAGGGTTTGAGGCCGCTTTATCAAGTGATATTATTGTGGCTGAGCAAAGTTCACGCTTCGGTTTTCCAGAGATTTTATTTAATCTTTTTCCAGGGATGGGAGCCTACTCACTGCTAAGCAGGCGGGTGGGTCAGAAGCTAGCCAGTGAAATTATTACGAGCGGGCATCGCTATACAGCCGAAGAGTTGAAGCAGTTGGGGCTCGTTGACATTGTGGTTGAAGATGGAAGCGGCATTCAAGCTGTTAAAGAACTCGTTGCTAAACATAAATCACGGAGCAATGGCTTTCAAGGCATATCTCAAGCGAGGCGAATTATGCACAACCTTGAGCTTGAGGAACTTCTTGAAATTGTAGAAGTTTGGGCCGAGCGAGCAATGCATCTCACTGACAGGAACTTAAAGCTGATGGAGCGATTTGCCAGGTCGCAGAGTCAGTTGACTTAA
- a CDS encoding ABC transporter permease, whose translation MRALLGGATLLVFLFMYLPIVVIVVFSFSQGRVLSLPIQGWTLDWYQQALADERLRTALGNSVQVAVVATAIATLLGTLASLALQRNQIYGKSLFRAAVVMPILLPGIITGVAMLSFFAALNIPLGLWTVIIGHATFGFPVVFNTVAARIAQLPKSLEEAAADLGAAPWEAFWRVLFPNLRSALIAGTLLAFTLSFDEIIVTIFLTGQDNTLPMEIWARLRFGMTPEINATVCLILLVSVGLVLLSQRLSRDPDIS comes from the coding sequence ATGCGAGCTTTGCTGGGCGGCGCGACTTTGCTGGTCTTTCTCTTTATGTATCTGCCCATTGTGGTGATTGTGGTTTTTAGCTTCAGCCAGGGGCGGGTGCTGTCGCTGCCGATTCAGGGCTGGACGCTGGACTGGTATCAGCAGGCGCTGGCAGATGAGCGACTGCGAACGGCATTGGGTAATAGTGTGCAGGTGGCGGTGGTGGCAACTGCGATCGCAACTCTCCTTGGCACCCTCGCTTCACTGGCCCTACAGCGCAACCAGATCTATGGCAAAAGCCTGTTTCGGGCGGCTGTGGTGATGCCGATTTTGCTGCCAGGGATTATTACCGGGGTGGCGATGCTCAGCTTTTTTGCGGCGCTGAATATTCCCCTGGGTTTGTGGACGGTGATTATTGGCCACGCGACCTTTGGTTTTCCGGTGGTCTTTAATACGGTGGCAGCGCGGATTGCTCAGCTGCCCAAGAGTCTAGAAGAAGCGGCGGCAGATCTGGGAGCAGCTCCCTGGGAAGCGTTTTGGCGAGTGCTGTTTCCCAACTTGCGATCGGCCCTGATCGCGGGGACTCTGCTAGCCTTTACCCTCAGCTTTGATGAGATTATTGTGACCATCTTTCTCACCGGGCAAGACAACACGCTGCCAATGGAGATCTGGGCGCGGCTACGCTTTGGCATGACGCCAGAAATTAATGCCACGGTCTGTTTGATTTTGCTGGTGTCGGTGGGGTTGGTGCTGCTGAGCCAGAGATTGTCTCGCGACCCAGACATTTCCTAG
- a CDS encoding VOC family protein: protein MKLNRFEHINLACKNLDATQKFYQTLFPDWRVRAQGTGPDGSRWAHFGNDQVYLALNDEPESERHQQPYEGIGINHLGFVIDSGEELKSLLAENNIEFYTMSAPETKHRIYVSDPDGNEIEFVEYREDYALR from the coding sequence ATGAAACTTAATCGCTTTGAGCACATTAACCTGGCCTGCAAAAACCTCGACGCAACACAAAAGTTCTACCAAACCCTCTTCCCTGATTGGCGCGTGCGGGCTCAAGGGACTGGGCCAGACGGCAGCCGTTGGGCACATTTTGGCAACGATCAGGTCTATCTAGCACTCAATGACGAGCCCGAAAGTGAGCGCCATCAGCAGCCCTACGAAGGCATTGGCATCAACCACCTCGGCTTTGTCATTGACAGCGGCGAAGAGCTGAAGTCCCTCCTGGCAGAAAACAACATCGAGTTCTATACGATGTCTGCTCCCGAAACGAAGCACCGCATTTACGTCAGCGATCCCGACGGCAACGAAATTGAATTTGTCGAATATCGTGAAGACTACGCTTTGCGCTAA
- a CDS encoding LysR family transcriptional regulator, whose product MIHATLHQLKVFEATARHGSFTRAAEELYLTQPTVSIQVKQLTKAVGLPLFEQIGKRLYLTQAGQKLLETCQQIFEGLDQFEMSVADIKGMKQGQLRLAVITTAKYFTPRLLGPFCQRFPGIDISLKVTNHQHIQERMANNEDDLYIISSPPEQPDLKIHPFLENPLVVIGPKNHPLVDKSNISIQALNGEPFIMREPGSGTRQAVQKLFSKHKVDVKVRLELGSNEAIKQAIAGGLGISVLSLHTIISEGTKGEFAILDIEHFPIERHWYVANLAGKQLSVVAETFLQYLLEESHDLADKFLPGIKRPSSPQPNGHRPEALLTTAGGASLQD is encoded by the coding sequence TTGATTCACGCGACGCTACACCAGCTCAAGGTTTTTGAAGCGACTGCCCGACATGGGAGCTTTACCCGCGCTGCCGAAGAATTGTACCTGACCCAGCCCACTGTCTCGATTCAGGTCAAGCAGTTGACCAAGGCGGTGGGGCTGCCCCTGTTTGAACAGATTGGTAAGCGGCTCTACCTCACCCAGGCTGGGCAAAAACTGCTAGAGACCTGCCAACAGATCTTTGAAGGGCTAGACCAGTTTGAAATGTCTGTAGCCGACATCAAAGGCATGAAGCAAGGGCAGCTTAGGCTAGCAGTGATCACCACAGCTAAATATTTTACGCCACGGCTGCTGGGGCCTTTTTGCCAGCGCTTTCCCGGCATCGACATCTCATTAAAGGTGACCAACCACCAGCACATCCAAGAGCGGATGGCCAATAACGAAGACGATCTCTATATCATTAGCTCTCCACCAGAGCAGCCTGACCTGAAGATTCATCCTTTTCTAGAAAATCCTCTCGTGGTGATTGGGCCAAAGAATCACCCATTAGTGGACAAGTCTAATATCTCTATTCAGGCCCTCAACGGTGAACCTTTCATCATGCGAGAACCCGGTTCGGGCACTCGTCAGGCAGTGCAAAAGCTATTTAGCAAGCACAAGGTAGACGTTAAAGTGCGGCTAGAGCTAGGCAGCAACGAGGCGATCAAACAAGCGATCGCAGGGGGGCTTGGCATTTCAGTCCTGTCGCTGCACACAATCATCTCTGAAGGGACAAAAGGCGAATTTGCCATTCTCGATATTGAGCACTTCCCCATTGAGCGTCACTGGTATGTGGCTAACTTAGCTGGTAAGCAGCTCTCAGTGGTAGCCGAAACCTTCCTCCAATATTTGCTGGAAGAAAGCCATGATCTGGCAGATAAATTTCTCCCCGGCATCAAACGGCCTAGTTCGCCGCAGCCCAACGGTCATCGGCCCGAGGCTCTACTGACCACTGCCGGAGGAGCCAGCCTGCAGGACTAG